One Plasmodium berghei ANKA genome assembly, chromosome: 13 genomic region harbors:
- a CDS encoding translation initiation factor IF-1, putative, whose protein sequence is MYCNFIFMIFFLCLFHLIYLTNVVSLKKKLFIHNVGKLDTCLTPSMGILNKRKLSLCDKKEQIIKRFILKDNNLKNSVIKKKKESDIIEMNGIVEECLANTNFIVSIKNGEKFLCFISGKLRVNKVKINLGDTVKIQIHKLNFEQRRGKIIYRYLQQTPIKRKR, encoded by the coding sequence ATGTattgtaattttatttttatgatattttttttatgtttattccatttaatttatttaacaaATGTGGTAagtttgaaaaaaaaactctTTATTCATAATGTTGGAAAATTGGATACATGTCTGACTCCCAGCATGggaattttaaataaaagaaaattatccTTATGTGATAAAAAGGAACAGATTATTAAAAggtttattttaaaagataataatcttaaaaatagcgttataaaaaaaaaaaaagaaagtgATATAATCGAAATGAATGGAATAGTCGAAGAATGCTTAGCAAACACCAATTTTATTGTTAGTATTAAAAATGGggaaaaatttttatgttttatttctgGGAAATTAAGAGTTAATAAAGTTAAAATTAACTTAGGAGATACTGTTAAAATTCAAAttcataaattaaatttcgAGCAACGACGAGGAAAAATCATCTATAGATATTTGCAGCAAACTCCAATTAAGCGTAAAAGGTAG